The following are from one region of the Methanomassiliicoccales archaeon LGM-DZ1 genome:
- a CDS encoding EFR1 family ferrodoxin (N-terminal region resembles flavodoxins. C-terminal ferrodoxin region binds two 4Fe-4S clusters.): protein MKIFYFTGTGNSLAIARKMQRKGDELISIPHSLRSGATHYKDDVIGIVSPVYAGSAPKMVQDFLKRTELEAGYRWIVFTYGMVPGNPLWYLDPVTEAQGWKFDFEGCIEMPNSYLPLAKIPKETSKECLRWQDDSAWYLRNCVDHRMKLRWSGYPENTAYTSAMRGMWAKIVNSHLNESFTVTDACVGCGICAKACPGHAIEIVDGKPVWQPRCEGCYGCINHCPHQAIVSKKVKRPDRYINKDVTAADIVAANE from the coding sequence ATGAAGATTTTCTATTTCACGGGAACCGGCAACAGTCTCGCCATCGCGAGGAAGATGCAGAGGAAGGGGGACGAGCTCATCTCCATCCCCCACTCTCTCAGGTCGGGGGCCACCCATTACAAGGATGATGTCATCGGCATCGTCTCGCCCGTCTACGCGGGGTCCGCGCCCAAGATGGTGCAGGATTTCCTCAAGAGGACCGAGCTCGAGGCCGGCTACCGCTGGATCGTCTTCACTTACGGGATGGTCCCCGGGAACCCCCTCTGGTACCTCGACCCGGTGACGGAGGCGCAGGGCTGGAAATTCGATTTCGAGGGATGCATCGAGATGCCCAACAGCTATCTCCCGCTCGCGAAGATCCCGAAGGAGACTTCGAAGGAATGCCTCAGGTGGCAGGATGACAGCGCATGGTACCTCAGGAACTGCGTGGACCACCGCATGAAGCTCCGCTGGTCCGGGTACCCGGAGAACACGGCCTACACCAGCGCCATGCGCGGGATGTGGGCCAAGATCGTCAACTCGCACCTCAACGAATCGTTCACCGTCACCGATGCCTGCGTAGGGTGCGGGATCTGCGCCAAGGCCTGCCCCGGGCATGCCATCGAGATAGTCGACGGAAAGCCTGTATGGCAGCCTCGCTGCGAGGGATGCTACGGCTGCATCAACCACTGCCCCCATCAGGCCATCGTCTCCAAGAAGGTCAAGAGGCCCGACAGGTACATCAACAAGGATGTCACCGCAGCGGACATCGTGGCCGCCAACGAGTGA
- a CDS encoding AAA family ATPase: MAHVEIIRRAYLQKLREMMEQRDTIKIITGSRYSGKSYLLCQFRERLVSMGIPEGDIIFVPLEDRQAEISNAVQLESYVKASAPQSGGFLLIDDIQMIPDVGAALCRLCDRGLSIYAVLPYAATDQGAETVASLGKTEILNILPFSFKEFLDAYPISDEHGYGERFEQYIMLGGTPFIDIDANPKDSFILFEGVFNLILNWDIGMQTKIDTAAISRLAIYIFNNVSTITTLSALRQNSNVTDQRTVVKYIKYMIDYGMIMRADAIDLSDMRKLGVKAKYFVVNMRNSRGFTPRGPIGTQRENIIENLVFIELIRRGYEVYAGYYRGSDVGLYCVKDKEKMIVKTVFSVADDRAKGKDYKAFVAAPGKKVLLTSDRGMNGFYNGIEYKNIISFLLQ; encoded by the coding sequence ATGGCACATGTAGAAATCATCCGCAGAGCGTACCTGCAGAAGCTCCGCGAAATGATGGAGCAGCGCGACACCATCAAGATCATCACGGGAAGCAGGTACAGCGGAAAGTCATATCTATTGTGCCAGTTCAGGGAACGCCTGGTCTCCATGGGGATTCCCGAGGGGGACATAATCTTCGTTCCGCTCGAGGACCGCCAGGCCGAGATAAGCAACGCCGTCCAGCTGGAATCCTATGTGAAGGCGTCCGCCCCTCAATCGGGAGGGTTCCTGCTCATAGACGATATCCAGATGATCCCCGACGTGGGCGCCGCCCTGTGCCGCCTGTGCGACCGCGGCCTCAGCATCTACGCCGTCCTCCCTTATGCCGCTACCGACCAGGGGGCGGAGACGGTCGCATCGCTCGGCAAGACCGAGATCCTCAACATTCTCCCGTTCTCCTTCAAGGAGTTCCTCGATGCCTATCCTATATCGGACGAGCACGGCTACGGGGAGCGTTTCGAGCAGTACATCATGCTGGGCGGGACCCCTTTCATCGATATCGATGCCAATCCCAAGGATTCGTTCATCCTGTTCGAGGGGGTCTTCAACCTGATCCTCAACTGGGATATCGGGATGCAGACGAAGATCGATACAGCGGCCATATCAAGGCTGGCCATCTACATCTTCAACAATGTCAGCACGATCACCACGCTGTCGGCCCTGAGGCAGAACTCCAACGTCACCGACCAGAGGACCGTCGTGAAGTACATCAAGTACATGATAGACTACGGGATGATCATGCGCGCAGATGCCATCGATCTCAGCGACATGCGCAAGCTGGGAGTGAAGGCGAAGTACTTCGTGGTCAACATGCGCAACAGCCGCGGGTTCACTCCGCGCGGGCCGATCGGGACGCAGAGGGAGAACATCATCGAGAACCTCGTCTTCATCGAGCTCATCCGCAGGGGCTACGAGGTGTACGCCGGGTACTACCGCGGCAGCGATGTCGGCCTCTACTGCGTGAAGGACAAGGAGAAGATGATCGTCAAGACCGTCTTCTCGGTCGCCGATGACCGCGCCAAGGGCAAGGATTACAAGGCGTTCGTAGCGGCGCCCGGGAAGAAGGTCCTCCTGACCTCCGACCGCGGGATGAATGGCTTCTACAACGGCATAGAGTACAAGAATATCATCTCGTTCCTTCTTCAGTGA
- a CDS encoding recombinase family protein produces the protein MQSEQLRVALYVRVSTEDQAREGYSLDAQTKRLTAMCKVRGWTIADVYRDEGCSGRNTDRPEYRRMFSEIDRWDALLVLKMDRIHRNSVNFARMMEVLNKNGKGFISLNEKFDSTTAMGRFVMDIVQRMAQLESEQIGERVKIGMAKKAKSTGEPMGSPDPYGYEYCSGKLVVIESEAEVVRRIFDMYGSGMSMEAIACELSAEHIPTKKGGAWCRQTVRCILRNPLYAGYLRWDGMVRPGTQAAIVSEEAFESANGRGTLCRRRPRYTAAYRPRNRPSKAIPSMLRRRSWRTTASRRITRSGQFMWTTVSRGGAPTVQHTAG, from the coding sequence ATGCAGTCGGAACAGCTCCGCGTAGCGCTGTACGTGAGAGTCTCGACAGAGGACCAGGCGAGAGAAGGATACTCCCTCGATGCGCAGACGAAGCGCCTGACGGCCATGTGCAAGGTCCGCGGGTGGACGATAGCCGATGTCTACCGCGACGAGGGATGCTCCGGGCGCAATACGGACCGTCCGGAGTACCGCCGCATGTTCTCGGAGATCGACAGATGGGATGCTCTCTTGGTCCTGAAGATGGACAGGATCCACAGGAACAGCGTCAACTTCGCGCGCATGATGGAGGTCCTGAACAAGAACGGGAAAGGCTTCATCTCGCTGAACGAGAAGTTCGATTCCACGACGGCCATGGGGCGCTTCGTCATGGACATCGTCCAGAGGATGGCCCAGCTGGAATCGGAGCAGATCGGGGAGAGGGTGAAGATCGGCATGGCCAAGAAGGCCAAGTCCACCGGGGAGCCCATGGGCTCCCCCGACCCCTACGGATACGAGTACTGCAGCGGGAAGCTGGTCGTGATCGAGTCCGAGGCGGAGGTCGTGCGCCGGATCTTCGATATGTACGGGAGCGGGATGAGCATGGAGGCCATCGCCTGCGAGCTCTCCGCGGAGCACATACCCACCAAGAAGGGAGGGGCATGGTGCAGGCAGACCGTCCGTTGCATACTCCGCAACCCCCTGTATGCCGGCTATCTGCGCTGGGACGGGATGGTCCGCCCGGGGACCCAGGCGGCCATAGTCTCGGAAGAGGCCTTCGAATCCGCCAACGGCCGCGGGACGCTATGCCGCCGAAGACCGCGGTATACTGCCGCGTATCGACCGAGGAACAGGCCCTCGAAGGCTATTCCATCGATGCTCAGAAGGAGATCCTGGAGAACTACTGCGTCGCGCAGGATTACGAGATCTGGGCAGTTTATGTGGACGACGGTTTCTCGGGGAGGAGCACCAACCGTCCAGCATACCGCAGGATGA
- the pstB gene encoding phosphate ABC transporter ATP-binding protein PstB, with the protein MKTIMDIENLDVYYGSKQAVFGVNMPVEEHGITALIGASGCGKSTLLRSMNRMNDLIDGCRIEGSISYHDKNIYDPDVDVNDIRTKIGMIFQRPNPYPMSIWDNITYGPKIHGIRKKGDLDEIVERTLRQAALWDEVSDRLKRSALGLSGGQQQRLCIARALAVDPDVVLMDEPTSALDPIATAKIEELVKEIKKDYTVVIVTHNMQQARRVSDHTGFMQLGHMMEFGETKQIFENPANEVTERYIAGIFG; encoded by the coding sequence ATGAAGACGATAATGGACATCGAGAACCTTGACGTCTACTACGGCAGCAAACAGGCCGTGTTCGGCGTCAACATGCCCGTCGAGGAGCACGGGATCACCGCGCTCATCGGGGCATCCGGATGCGGCAAATCCACGCTGCTCCGCAGCATGAACCGTATGAACGACCTCATAGACGGATGCCGGATAGAGGGGTCAATCTCCTACCACGACAAGAACATCTACGACCCGGACGTGGACGTCAACGACATCCGCACCAAGATCGGCATGATCTTCCAGAGGCCCAACCCCTATCCGATGAGCATCTGGGACAATATCACCTACGGCCCCAAGATCCACGGCATCAGGAAGAAGGGCGACCTGGACGAGATCGTCGAGCGCACCCTCCGCCAGGCGGCCCTGTGGGACGAGGTCTCCGACCGCCTCAAGAGGTCGGCCCTCGGGCTCTCCGGAGGCCAGCAGCAGAGGCTGTGCATCGCCCGCGCCCTCGCCGTCGACCCGGACGTGGTCCTCATGGACGAGCCCACCTCGGCCCTCGACCCCATAGCCACGGCCAAGATCGAGGAGCTCGTGAAGGAGATCAAGAAGGATTACACCGTCGTCATCGTCACCCACAACATGCAACAGGCCAGGAGGGTCAGCGACCACACCGGCTTCATGCAGCTGGGACATATGATGGAGTTCGGGGAGACCAAGCAGATATTCGAGAACCCTGCCAATGAGGTGACCGAGCGCTACATCGCCGGCATCTTCGGATGA
- a CDS encoding extracellular solute-binding protein — translation MKIVAVAAIAIIVVAAVAVYAVTKDDSKDDPFYLADIEDVEATEDNVVNGTYVLQRNLILAVPTSQSGDTSVAVQDLINYVLSAEGQAIVVENDYIAINSDASAYTSSIDDSKSYTITIQGSTTVNPIMMEVETAYEALHSNVNINITANGSGTGAAAAMSGNADIAMLSRDLKSSEAEKLTATSIGKDGIAIIINSSVSGVSSLTLAQVASIYNGTITNWSQLGGDDKDIDLCGRESSSGTRGAFEEILAGKVSGFSSSSVSSSMNEFSSNNALLSHIENTDYSIGYVSLGIALKALE, via the coding sequence ATGAAAATCGTAGCCGTAGCTGCTATCGCGATCATCGTGGTCGCGGCAGTGGCCGTCTACGCTGTTACCAAAGACGATAGCAAAGATGATCCCTTCTATCTTGCGGACATCGAGGATGTCGAGGCCACCGAAGACAATGTTGTCAACGGCACATACGTCCTCCAGAGGAACCTCATCCTCGCAGTGCCCACCAGCCAGAGCGGTGACACCTCTGTTGCCGTCCAGGACCTCATCAACTATGTTCTCAGTGCCGAGGGACAGGCGATCGTCGTCGAGAACGACTACATCGCCATCAACTCCGACGCTTCCGCTTACACCAGCAGCATCGATGACAGCAAGAGTTACACCATCACCATCCAGGGATCGACCACCGTCAACCCCATCATGATGGAGGTCGAGACCGCCTACGAGGCGCTCCACAGCAACGTCAACATCAACATCACCGCCAACGGATCCGGTACCGGGGCCGCGGCCGCCATGTCCGGCAACGCCGACATCGCCATGCTCTCCAGGGACCTGAAGTCCTCCGAGGCCGAAAAGCTCACCGCCACCTCCATCGGGAAGGACGGTATCGCCATCATCATCAACTCCTCTGTCAGCGGAGTCTCCTCCCTCACCCTTGCCCAGGTCGCGTCCATCTACAACGGGACCATCACCAACTGGAGCCAGCTCGGCGGAGACGACAAGGACATCGACCTGTGCGGACGCGAGTCCTCTTCCGGAACCCGCGGCGCCTTCGAAGAGATCCTCGCCGGCAAGGTCAGCGGATTCAGCAGCTCCTCGGTTTCCTCGAGCATGAACGAGTTCTCGAGCAACAACGCTCTCCTGAGCCACATCGAGAACACCGACTACTCTATCGGATACGTCAGCCTCGGCATCGCGCTGAAGGCCCTCGAGTGA
- a CDS encoding SLC13 family permease, which translates to MDTEYAVGLIIFIVTYALIALRSPKIKSWMAALAGGCLMILLGVVAFTDALEYIHWSVLYLLVGMMMLASALGASGFFDIVTDYLLEKLPDRRKFQAAVMLITACLSAVLLNDAVCLIFAPIVLRCCQRLKANPVPYMIGIFVAANIGCMATTVGAPHNVVVASIAGLDFIKYAVIGIPISAACLIAAILIVTRLTAKDLSSDDLSLAGHDFSAGNVDRPRMKVLLVILAAAAVLFALSDTIGVGIGTVAIAAGAAALLVTVPRGKAEVEKVIKGVDWYILLYFIGLFFLIAGVDSCGIISGIADAFGMDDPSIGSLSAFTVVLSNLVSNVPSVMLEGEMFSGNTILWAALAISASLAGNLTMIGAASNTIVQDRAEIHGVRIDFVQYLRIGIPVTAVTVAISVAMLYAFDLII; encoded by the coding sequence ATGGATACGGAATACGCCGTCGGGCTGATAATCTTCATCGTCACCTATGCACTGATAGCGCTCCGCAGTCCCAAGATAAAATCGTGGATGGCCGCCCTGGCGGGAGGATGCCTCATGATCCTCCTGGGGGTCGTCGCCTTCACGGACGCTCTCGAGTACATACATTGGAGTGTCCTCTACCTCCTCGTGGGCATGATGATGCTCGCATCCGCCCTCGGGGCATCGGGCTTCTTCGACATCGTCACTGACTATCTGCTCGAGAAGCTCCCCGACAGGAGGAAGTTCCAGGCGGCCGTGATGCTGATCACCGCCTGCCTCTCAGCGGTCCTGCTCAACGACGCCGTCTGCCTGATCTTCGCCCCGATCGTGCTCCGCTGCTGCCAGAGGCTCAAGGCCAACCCCGTGCCCTACATGATCGGCATCTTCGTCGCGGCCAACATCGGATGCATGGCCACCACCGTCGGGGCGCCCCACAACGTGGTCGTCGCTTCGATAGCCGGCCTCGATTTCATCAAGTACGCCGTCATCGGCATCCCCATCTCGGCCGCCTGCCTGATCGCGGCCATCCTCATCGTCACGCGCCTGACCGCGAAGGACCTGTCCAGCGACGACCTCTCCCTCGCCGGGCATGATTTCAGCGCCGGAAACGTCGACCGCCCGCGCATGAAGGTCCTGCTTGTCATCCTGGCCGCGGCGGCGGTCCTGTTCGCCCTCTCCGACACGATAGGCGTGGGGATCGGGACCGTAGCCATCGCCGCCGGGGCGGCCGCCCTCCTCGTCACCGTCCCGCGCGGGAAGGCCGAGGTGGAGAAGGTCATCAAAGGGGTCGACTGGTACATCCTCCTGTATTTCATCGGGCTGTTCTTCCTCATCGCCGGCGTCGACAGCTGCGGCATCATCAGCGGGATAGCCGATGCCTTCGGCATGGACGACCCCAGCATCGGGTCGCTGTCCGCCTTCACCGTTGTTCTCTCCAATCTCGTCAGCAACGTCCCCTCGGTCATGCTCGAGGGCGAGATGTTCTCCGGGAACACCATCCTGTGGGCGGCGCTCGCCATATCCGCTTCGCTCGCCGGCAACCTCACGATGATCGGCGCCGCCTCTAACACCATCGTCCAGGACCGTGCCGAGATACACGGGGTCAGGATAGACTTCGTGCAGTACCTCAGGATCGGGATCCCCGTCACCGCCGTCACCGTGGCCATATCAGTGGCGATGCTTTACGCGTTCGACCTGATAATCTGA
- a CDS encoding AbrB/MazE/SpoVT family DNA-binding domain-containing protein — translation MSTGVEKMLNQYPFDKNVDIRRVQVTGGSSFMITLPKTWAESVGLKKNDPVAIIPQSGGGLMLSLGNVLEKEDSSAIEIDADSVPDQLALYRQLIGAYIAGFRNISVRSANPLRGTMLESISKFTQTSIGMEIVEEDECRISMRDLMDIGEIVPQKNIRREYLLVKRMLSDFFQTASDMDIRRLDGMADRDTEVDRIHWLIQRQSRMLLRDANISASLGMDLRLVTGCVTLSKTIERMGDHAVLMSSHLSMLSGEDDRKVLSAVAERSEGLIALLDSCIDAWEKCDPAAAEKCIREAGAEAKEISAAFVQAGIDNTHVDMIAGSSRRLAEYCADIAELSLDTAMEQAGADRKAGRSI, via the coding sequence ATGTCTACCGGCGTGGAGAAGATGCTCAATCAGTATCCTTTCGACAAGAACGTCGACATAAGGAGGGTGCAGGTGACCGGAGGGTCGTCCTTCATGATCACCCTCCCCAAGACCTGGGCGGAGTCCGTCGGTCTGAAGAAGAACGATCCCGTCGCCATCATCCCCCAGAGCGGGGGCGGCCTTATGCTCTCGCTCGGGAACGTCCTCGAGAAGGAGGATTCGAGCGCCATTGAGATCGACGCGGACAGCGTCCCGGACCAGCTGGCCCTCTACCGCCAGCTGATCGGCGCTTACATCGCCGGCTTCCGCAACATCTCCGTGCGCTCCGCCAATCCCCTGAGGGGGACGATGCTCGAATCGATATCGAAGTTCACCCAGACCTCGATCGGCATGGAGATCGTGGAGGAGGACGAGTGCCGCATATCCATGCGCGACCTCATGGACATCGGGGAGATCGTGCCCCAGAAGAACATCCGCCGCGAGTACCTGCTCGTCAAGAGGATGCTCTCCGACTTCTTCCAGACGGCCTCCGACATGGACATCCGCCGTCTGGACGGGATGGCGGACCGCGACACCGAGGTCGACCGCATCCACTGGCTCATACAGCGCCAGTCCCGGATGCTCCTGAGGGACGCCAACATCAGCGCCTCCCTGGGCATGGACCTCCGGCTGGTCACCGGCTGCGTCACCCTCAGCAAGACCATAGAGAGGATGGGGGACCACGCCGTCCTCATGTCATCGCATCTCTCGATGCTCTCCGGAGAGGACGATCGGAAGGTCCTGTCGGCGGTGGCCGAGCGGAGCGAGGGGCTCATCGCCCTCCTGGATTCCTGCATCGACGCCTGGGAGAAATGCGACCCGGCCGCCGCCGAGAAATGCATCAGGGAAGCGGGCGCGGAGGCCAAGGAGATATCAGCGGCCTTCGTGCAGGCCGGCATCGACAACACCCACGTCGACATGATCGCCGGGAGCTCCCGCCGCCTGGCGGAGTACTGCGCCGACATCGCCGAGCTTTCGCTCGATACAGCGATGGAGCAGGCCGGCGCCGATCGTAAAGCGGGCCGCTCAATCTAA
- a CDS encoding sugar O-acetyltransferase, producing MRKRREASERRLGIISEKQMTEVEKMNAGLEYDFSDPAVFEIKKNAVCKCARLNRADPGTAEWEAAIRDLFGSVGKNPSVFPEFHCDSGFNIHAGDDFLANYNVTILDVGPVHFGNNVMIGPGTLIATVNHPISPEGRRLHRGIMKPVAIGNDVWIGGNVTIVPGVTIGNNVVIGAGSVVTKDIPDNSLAVGDPAKVIRSIPDDTA from the coding sequence TTGCGGAAGCGCAGAGAGGCATCCGAGAGGAGGCTGGGTATCATATCAGAGAAGCAGATGACCGAGGTGGAGAAGATGAACGCAGGGCTGGAATACGATTTCTCCGACCCTGCCGTGTTCGAGATAAAGAAGAACGCCGTGTGCAAATGTGCCAGGCTGAACAGGGCGGACCCCGGCACCGCCGAGTGGGAGGCCGCCATCCGCGACCTCTTCGGCTCCGTGGGGAAGAACCCATCGGTGTTCCCGGAGTTCCACTGCGACAGCGGATTCAACATCCATGCAGGCGACGATTTCCTCGCCAACTACAACGTCACCATCCTGGACGTCGGACCCGTGCATTTCGGCAATAATGTGATGATCGGCCCCGGGACGCTGATAGCCACCGTCAACCACCCCATCAGCCCCGAGGGCCGTCGCCTGCACCGTGGCATCATGAAGCCGGTCGCCATAGGGAACGATGTCTGGATCGGAGGGAACGTCACCATCGTCCCGGGCGTCACCATAGGGAACAACGTCGTCATCGGGGCAGGCTCCGTGGTCACCAAGGACATCCCCGACAACTCCCTCGCCGTCGGGGACCCGGCCAAGGTCATCCGCAGCATACCTGACGATACGGCCTGA
- a CDS encoding S26 family signal peptidase: protein MEARSKLIAVVVVIVAVAASATAVLMVFNKSADLVNSEFRVIVTGSMDGEPRTEYEIETIPVNSLVAVHKLKGDAVEDVKVGDVIGFYSPSLNGNIYHRVISIDPGSRTFTTKGDANTTMEYVGFDEANGIVVNVNHPAGEVVVFVKANILYLVIIVVLFFVMVSAVSSLIRLWKE from the coding sequence ATGGAGGCCCGCAGCAAACTGATTGCGGTGGTGGTCGTTATCGTCGCGGTAGCGGCGTCGGCGACGGCAGTGCTCATGGTGTTCAACAAGTCCGCGGATTTGGTGAACTCGGAGTTCCGCGTCATTGTCACGGGATCCATGGACGGAGAGCCCAGGACCGAGTATGAGATCGAGACGATCCCCGTCAACAGCCTCGTGGCCGTTCACAAGCTGAAGGGCGATGCGGTCGAGGACGTGAAGGTCGGCGATGTGATCGGTTTCTATTCACCAAGTCTGAACGGGAACATCTATCACCGCGTCATCTCGATCGACCCCGGGAGCAGGACTTTCACCACCAAAGGCGACGCCAACACGACCATGGAGTACGTGGGATTTGACGAGGCCAACGGCATCGTCGTCAACGTGAACCATCCGGCCGGGGAGGTGGTCGTCTTCGTGAAGGCGAACATCCTGTACCTGGTGATCATAGTCGTCCTGTTCTTCGTCATGGTTTCGGCCGTGTCCTCCCTGATAAGACTCTGGAAGGAGTGA
- the pstC gene encoding phosphate ABC transporter permease subunit PstC, producing MTEYADVLQRKRIIDSDNVCRTILTVVALIAVVTVIAIIVFIAREGADAFGDIGVLDFLTGDVWRPYADSYGSATLIVGSLLVTAGAMAIACPLGIGAAVYLSEVASSNERRFLKPIIEVMSGIPSVVYGMLGMLILVPFIHSMFPDQTTSGLTWLAGSIVLGIMALPTVTSVSDDALRAVPNSYREASQAVGATKWETIRHVIIPAASSGISAAVILGVGRAIGETMAVMMVTGNTAVFPDPAWDVFSGIRTLTATLAIEMPEVVVGSTWYSALFFLALILMVIVLVINIAVKGILSYSRRKFSGDYVPGRFGSFMESLDEAKKDRAKEFFILVVAAAVVYCAVSLFASNGISIAAAACAAAVIYLYNNYSYRVINRNMKQKLSLGSLSVVTYGLALLLVVIIVYIAVQALPALSLDFITEDPVRAGRSGGIYPAIIGTLELLAGTALVAIPVGVLAGVYLAEYAGRGKITSAITTAVDVLNGTPSVVFGLFGMVVFVTTLGPVIGATGYNLVAGCLTLGIMTLPVVIRTTQEAVLAVPADLREASRALGATKAQTTFKVVLPAAICGIVTGSILGLARASGETAPIMFTAVVVQSSVSDYSLTNPVMALPYHLYFLATEGRADPSMTYATAFVLMAVVLSMFLIASWVRVYGEHKMNPPSEGGRSGRKGTGKKKDRAAAAPAEIERTEDTAPVLRTAGTSAPAAGAGQPAGAISQAAPNADQ from the coding sequence ATGACTGAGTACGCTGATGTGCTTCAGAGGAAGCGCATCATCGATTCGGACAACGTCTGCCGGACGATACTGACAGTGGTCGCCCTGATCGCCGTCGTGACGGTCATCGCGATCATAGTCTTCATCGCCAGGGAAGGTGCCGACGCCTTCGGGGACATCGGCGTGCTCGATTTCCTTACCGGCGATGTGTGGAGGCCGTATGCCGACAGCTACGGCTCGGCCACCCTCATCGTCGGGTCCCTCCTCGTCACCGCCGGCGCGATGGCCATAGCCTGCCCCCTGGGCATCGGCGCGGCCGTCTACCTCTCCGAGGTCGCTTCCAGCAACGAGAGGAGGTTCCTCAAACCCATCATCGAGGTCATGTCCGGCATCCCCTCCGTCGTGTACGGTATGCTCGGAATGCTGATCCTCGTTCCTTTCATCCACAGCATGTTCCCCGACCAGACCACCTCGGGCCTCACCTGGCTCGCCGGGTCCATAGTCCTGGGGATAATGGCGCTTCCTACAGTCACTTCCGTTTCGGACGACGCCCTCAGGGCCGTCCCCAACTCTTACCGCGAGGCATCGCAGGCGGTCGGGGCCACCAAATGGGAGACCATCAGGCATGTCATCATACCTGCGGCCTCCTCAGGCATATCCGCGGCCGTCATCCTGGGCGTCGGCAGGGCCATCGGAGAGACCATGGCCGTCATGATGGTCACCGGGAACACTGCGGTCTTCCCCGACCCCGCCTGGGACGTCTTCTCCGGGATCAGGACGCTCACCGCCACTCTGGCCATCGAGATGCCGGAGGTCGTCGTCGGCAGCACCTGGTATTCGGCGCTGTTCTTCCTCGCGCTCATACTCATGGTGATCGTGCTGGTCATCAACATCGCAGTCAAAGGCATACTCAGCTACTCCAGGCGCAAGTTCTCCGGGGATTACGTCCCCGGTCGCTTCGGGTCCTTCATGGAGAGCCTCGACGAGGCCAAGAAGGACCGCGCGAAGGAGTTCTTCATCCTCGTCGTGGCCGCCGCCGTCGTGTACTGCGCCGTCTCCCTGTTCGCAAGCAACGGGATCTCCATCGCCGCCGCGGCCTGCGCCGCCGCGGTCATCTACCTTTACAACAACTACTCTTACCGCGTCATCAACAGGAACATGAAGCAGAAGCTCTCGCTGGGGAGCCTCTCGGTCGTCACCTACGGCCTCGCCCTGCTCCTGGTAGTGATAATCGTCTATATCGCCGTCCAGGCCCTGCCCGCGCTGAGCCTCGACTTCATCACCGAAGACCCGGTCAGGGCAGGAAGGAGCGGAGGGATATACCCCGCGATCATCGGTACCCTCGAGCTGCTCGCCGGGACCGCCCTCGTGGCCATCCCCGTCGGAGTCCTCGCCGGGGTCTACCTGGCGGAGTACGCCGGGCGCGGGAAGATCACATCCGCGATCACCACCGCGGTCGACGTCCTCAACGGGACCCCGTCCGTCGTCTTCGGCCTGTTCGGCATGGTCGTTTTCGTCACGACCCTCGGGCCCGTCATCGGAGCGACCGGGTACAACCTCGTCGCCGGATGCCTGACACTCGGCATCATGACCCTGCCCGTGGTCATCAGGACCACCCAGGAAGCGGTCTTGGCGGTCCCCGCCGACCTCCGCGAGGCCTCCAGGGCGCTCGGCGCCACCAAGGCGCAGACGACCTTCAAGGTCGTGCTGCCCGCGGCCATCTGCGGGATTGTCACCGGGTCCATCCTCGGTCTCGCCCGTGCCTCGGGAGAGACCGCGCCCATCATGTTCACGGCGGTCGTCGTGCAGTCCTCCGTGTCCGATTACTCGCTCACCAACCCCGTGATGGCGCTGCCCTACCACCTGTACTTCCTCGCGACCGAGGGCCGCGCGGACCCGTCGATGACCTACGCCACTGCCTTCGTGCTCATGGCCGTAGTCCTGTCCATGTTCCTCATCGCATCCTGGGTCAGGGTGTACGGCGAGCACAAGATGAACCCCCCGTCCGAAGGCGGGAGGTCCGGCAGGAAGGGCACCGGGAAGAAGAAGGACCGCGCCGCGGCAGCGCCCGCGGAGATCGAGAGAACAGAGGACACCGCGCCCGTCCTGAGGACGGCCGGTACCTCTGCGCCGGCGGCCGGCGCCGGGCAGCCTGCGGGAGCGATATCCCAGGCCGCCCCCAATGCAGATCAGTGA